The nucleotide window CTGCTTCAAAGACATTTGGGTTTAATATTTACTGCAAGAGTTAGGCAAATGTCTCCAGCTGCAAAaggcaccagaaaaaaaaacaaacctcatcTGCCCCAAACAGATGAACCTAGGGAAGTCTTTATACATAAATCTATTCTTCCTATTTCCTGGAGAATCTTGAGCAGTGTAGACCTCTAGGTAGCTCAGATGCAAAGGTAGAGCTTGTTTAATTACTGtaactgtgtttattttccttgttccttCTAATCTGCCTGCCTTCCTGGCTGCACTATACATGAATCAAATCCAAAAAGAAACTACCACTCACAGGGCATGAATTGTTTAGGATTAAGCACGCCACTACATTTGTTTGGTCGGACGATTGCAACTGTGATTCTGTTAAAGTctcaagggggaaaaaagcaacacaacCCTAAAGGGAGTCTACCAGATTTGTTGCAGAATACAGATAAATAGTTCTGGAAAATGTCTGTGACTTATTTTAACTGATGTGATtccaaaaagataaaaatatggaaaaaattgtaaaatttCAAGTAACAGTTAGTAGTTAGCacgaaaaaaaacccagattttttttaaataacatgtTTAGGTACTCAGCTTTTTTagtgttttgtggggtttttttccctatgaatcctttctccccccatcctaaaaatcagaaattcacAACAACCAGAATAAGCAAGGCTAAATTCAGACTTGTTTGTGAGAAGATACAATGCTGAAGTTGCACTTGGTAAAAGCTTTACCCATTATGTATAATTAAACTGTTTTGGAACAGTGTATGTTATAGGCAGGTAATTACTTCAGTCAGCAATATTAATTAAATGCCTTCCCAACACTATACCTAGTCCAACATATAAGACCAAAACTATTTCAAAAAATCTGTACTTTAAAGTATATCGTTGGAGCAGATGCAACCATGCTGTCTAGGAGAGTTGGAATATCAAGCCTGAAGGGCTTGTAAAACACCCTTCATAAGACAGTAAGTTTCCCCAAAGGCTGTCTGCACGGAGAAAGCAGGCTGTTTGCCTGGAAATCCAAGTGAATTCAGATCAGAATGTACAATATCTTTTGGGGCACTGTTACTGGATATACAGAGTGATCTAGTCTCTGCCATCAGGAAAATGGGACTGAACCCTCGTTTAGCTTGCAGCGTTCAGTTTCCGAATTATCTGCACTTCCACACAAGGACTGAGCAAAAATAACATTCTCAACATATAAATCATGCAGAAAAAAGCCCCATAAAGAAATGTGGCTATGAGATAGGTGGCAAACTAGTTCCAGCATCTGGCTTTCCCACAGACATAGTGCCCAGCTTACAATAGCCTGTGACTACATCCCAGCTACTCCAGGTGCAAAACCAGACTGAATATACTCAccctcctcagagctgctgctgaaaagctttgtgaaaaGCATTATTACAGCGGAATTCAGGGGTGCCATTTCTTACCTGATAATTTGTAGTTGCAACACACACATAATTATGAGGGGAGGTGCTTCCATGTGCTGACAAATGCCGTGGGAATTAGTGAATAGGGCACAGTTGTTATGCTGTTCCATACATCTAACGTAGGATCATAGCAGTCCAGCGTTTTGCACCTCTGAATGCCAAAGTAGCCTCCGACCACATACAATTTGTTTCCAGATGCCACTGCATGGCAGCTCATGCGTTTagctgtcacatctcccacCTTAGTCCACTGGTATGTCTCGCTGTTGAATTTATAAGCAGAGCACGCAGAGAATTCGGTATCTCCGCCCATAATAAAAATCTGGTTAcccaaaacagctgcagctgtgtAGCGCCAGGGCTGGGGGCAGGTGGCTGGTACTGTCCATCTGTTTTCACACTGATCATAGCACTGAACTTTGGGCAGCTTGTCATGGCTAACGCTCGTACCtccaaaagcaaacagcttAAGCTTCGCACTGACTACGGCTGCATTGCTGACTCCCTCTCGCAGAGGGGCAACCATGGTCCATTTGTTGGTCACAGGGTCATATTGTTCTACTTGCTTTAAGGATACTGAAGGGGAAGCTGGAAGACAACCAGTTGCTGCAGTGTGTCCTCCTACTACGTACAAACAGTGTTTAAGTTCGGCAGAGCCATGTCCAAACCTAGCTACCAACATGGGAGCAGCCTTCGACCATTCTTCGTGAAGGGTGTCATACACCCACACGTCTTTGGAAACTCCGTTTTCTGACCCTCGTCCCCCAGTGATATATACTTTGCAGCCAATGGCACAAGCACTGAACTCTTTCCGTGGACTTGGTATGTCAGCTTTTGGAATGATCTCCTTTGCCTTCTGGTCCACCAGGTACAACTTGTCACACATAAAGGTTTGGCCAcccaaaagaaaaagtgaatgtCCAGTTTTACGGGGTCTGGCACACAAACTAGTGACCACTCCATCATTTTGTAAGATCTTTAACTTGCATCTTATTGATTCTTCTAcaatctctttgcttttcctttgcttggtGATGAGTTCTTCCATGGCCACGTTCTCCATAAGGTATATGGCTGGCAAGAGGGCCAGTCTCACAGTCTGCAATAGCTCAGGCAGATAACAGTGACGCTTATTCAGGTCGTAGTTGACCCAATTGATGGCTGTTTCATATACCAGCCTTTCATCTTCAGTTTCTAATTCTTCACTGGAAAGGAGTTGTACCACCATGTCTTTTGGCAGCTGAAGGAAGTCTTCGCTTTTACTGATACTCTGGAAGTTGCTAAGGCACATCCTCCAAGAGAGTTCATACAACTTGGTGCACTGGTGAGcatctgacagcagcagcatgcCGAGACAGTTGGTGGGATGAAGgtttttctccagaaattcTGCACAAGCATCTCGAATGTCTTGAAACTCCAGCATGTCACCGGCCTCCAGCAGTGACTCCGCGTTCTCCTCATTGATGATGACCCTGGAGGAATATGCATAGTCCAGAAGAAGCTCCAAGACTTCTGGGTGAATCGAATTATGAAAATTGACTTCACTGTCCTGGCTCTCCTTCAGTCCTCCACTGAACATTGCTTCAAAATAGCGGCTACAAGCAGCTAGAACAGCTCTGTGGCAAGGGAATGACCTGTTTCCAGCATGGAGAAGCACATCTGTAAAGAGACGCTGCTGACGCAGAAGGTTCAAGTGAGTAAGGACACTATCAGCATAGGATGACTTGTGGAACAAGTATATGTTTATGGAGCCAGTACTGGCCCTAGATTTGCGATTTTCATGCATGCtgactgacattttctttcacacctataaagaaagaaaacaaaatcagtaaGATTAATGAGACCAtcaaatttgttatttttacagaCCAAAAATCTATCTTTACATAGCAAAAGTCCATAAACCAAAAAGTATAAGATGGGTGGGGAGAAGCCTTAtattatatacatttatatatgaGAGGACAGAGAATTGCATCTGCTTTTGacatgtgtttatttttttgtaagatgAGTTTCATAAACTACATACTCTAGATTTGTTGCCCAAGAGCAGGTTTGTCTTGGGAAACCTGATCTTCAACTTTCATAGCAATACTGCAAGCAAGTAAattggaggagaaagaaaaggaaccaGGACTGATTTTCTCACCCTTCCCCAACCTAGACCAGCTGTTTCATTACATATGTACACATGCACATGCTTGAAACATTCTCCTGTAATGAATCATAGGAGGAAGAGTTACCAGACAGAATACCTAAGGAATGTCAAAAGCTGCATGGGCAACAAAAAATCTACTAATCCCATTAGGAAGCTTTGCTTTGGTATAATGAGCCCATTTGCAACAGCAGagagaatgacaaaaaaaaaaaaaaaaaaaaaaagagaactttaaatttttaaactttaaaaaaggGAACCCAGCAAGGATCATAAACTTATACTTGGAAAACCCTTAAAGAAATACGATGACTGGATTTTTAGAGATTACATCTTGAACTCTGCCAGCTGCCCCCAGGTATAGTGATACAGCATATACACGGGCAGAGAACCGTGTTTTGACTGTCAAATGAAGACACAGAGGCATCGCCCCTGAAGCTGTTTCAAGTGTCAGGTACTTGGAGCATCAGTCATTCGTTTGTTTTAAGATTTGGAGGAGACACAAAACACAAGACACCCTATCCTACCCTATTCCTAAGAAACAAAATGCCGTTCAGTTCCCGTTTGATGGTGAATGTTACTGTTATCTGCCATGGTATGCAGGTCCATGTAAGATTACAGCAGCAAGGTTCCAGGTTTGATTATGAGTCGAGCCAAAACAGTATGGAGTATAGGGAAAGGGAGGAATATTGGCCGTCATACAAAGCTAATGGCCAAAAAGCAACAGTGCAAGTAATAGGAGATTGTATACAGAGGCCAGTGCAAACCATGGCTGTGACCACTACTATAATAATGTCACTTCTGTCTCTCCAAACTGCAGAGGAAGCTCCAAGAAATAAGAGAACCAAACTTCCCCAATTGCTATAATATTTGCATGCCCAGAGACCCTTTAATGCACCTTCAAATAAAGAACAGAGCAAAACCCTACCTGGAAAGCACCCAATGCTCAGTCAGAGCATGACCTGGGGAGACTTGTGTAAGATTTCAATGTGGATGCACTTCCCTTCTCAGATTTGAACATTTTTGTATTACTAAGCATACTTAAGCAGCACAGAACCATACAACTCTATTCCCATGTAGCATGCTTCAAGAAGACACAAGAGCTTTACAAGCCTCctaaaaaggtattttaaaataagtacaCACATTTTTCTACATTCAAATGACCATAATCTTCAACAATGTCAGAATTATACGTGATTAATTTGTGCAACAGACTCCACTTCAGAACAATCAATTTGTGTATACAGAATATAGAACACCTGCAGATTAACTGCATCATAGCCAGTACCACCCTCCTATCACTAGCTGTGCTAACATACAAAACAACTGATTCATCACATCAAACAGCAAGCTTGTGATACACCTTTCCCTTCAGCCACAGCAATAAAGCCCCTCAAACTAACATCAGTTAAGGAACAAAGAGACACTGTACTGCAAAAGTATGATAGCTCATTTCCTTTAATCTGGAACATGACTTCCTTATGAAACTTAATTGGTATTAAAAAGAACAAGCAACTCAGCTCAGCATACAGTGCTCAATCCAAAATCCTCCAAAATGAGAGGAATTCTTCCCATCAGAGCCACAGGGCAAAGTATCTCTCTCACTCTACCATGCAAAACTCTGAAGTTATATTACCAGTATTCCTTAGACAACCCACTTAAATGCACCAACACTAAGCACAGACCAGCTTAAGGAAGCTGGTACGTCTTTATAACTCAAATCCTTTTACAAGGAAATTTAAATTACCTTAAATTCAATTCTATTGTCTGGCAAATAAAGACTCAGATGGCATTCAAGGATCCTGAGCTCTAATCTCAGACTAAAATTACCCACTTAATCTATAGCCAAAAAGATTATACTGACCATATACAGGTTGAAACCTGCCGGAACTGAAGGATTACAGGAAGGGTCATGGCTTGAAATACTAGCATGTAAACAGTTCAGAGACACAGATGGGAAGGCGAAACTTTTATTGGCTAAGGACCCCCTGGAAATTTTTGCAACTTTTCTGGGCACTTTACCATTTAAATGATGCAGCGCAAAGCATTCACTGGATCTCTACAGACTGACCTTCCTCACACCGAGAACTGACTTTTGCAAGGTTTCCTCGCCAGACAGCAGTACAAGAACTAAACACTCACTGATCAGAGACAATAGAGTAACCAGGATATGAAGGTGCTCatttcccctctgctctccatGCCAATTAAGTGCATGCATAGACACCACAGTCTAGGCATGTCAGGATCTCTATGGAAACTCAGTTCCTTTCCCCCCACACACAGGGGGAATTCTGAGTATACTGGAAACTTTCTTTTAAGATGCACATAGAGTTCAGAAATAGGGCAGGCAGAGTTCACATCAGAGGGTGCAAATGCATGCGTTCAGATCTTTCAGTGGGCTCTGTAGTCCTGCAAGTGCCACTTGCTCAGCATCATTCAGAATGAGCGCATAACCACAACAAAATAGAggcaaacataaaaaaaaccaccctgcAATTATGCATATGTTGGAGACTAGTGAGCTATACACCATGTGCAGAGGGAAGGAATAGATCACTGCGTGTCACCCAAGCCCACCCATCACCATAGTAATGAAcagcactgtaaaaaaaagagaaaattgtaaCAGCCATTCTCAAAACAGCTACTGAATAAAGCACTCACTAAAACACCTCACTAAAACAGAAGACTTGGTCCTCCAGTGAGCAATGCCACTTCCTACAAAGCACTTGCAGATTTCACATGCTAGTCTTTAACTGTTCCAGTAACATTGCCTTTATCACCACAATGTCATCTATTGTGAAGAATTCAAAGTATGGCAATTCACATTTAAGATAAGCTAACATATTTCCCCAGTCAGACCAAGATACATATCTATACatatctttttccttcactgtgtCTGCTGAGATGAGTTCACACACGCAGCAGACGAAAAAGCACTCTTACAAGCAATTATCATAATTTACCAATAGGTAGTGTTTCTGTAAAGATGTCTTTCTGCAGTTGCTGATAATTAGCTTAGTCCAGAATCTTACAAGAATATTACAATGTATAAATGACATCTCCGATTTCTCCATTTGGTGTTGGAAATTACACTAGCCTCAAATACTTCAGCAGAGGCAATTTACAGTCAGTGAgcaaatgttaatatttaataacataAGCCAATTACCTTcaggcattttattttccttagatATAATAACATTTGTATGTAAAAGGCAAGAAGTGGTCAGTGAATTAAATATATAGATTTTATCTAGGAACAGAGGTTGAACTAGGAACTTTGATTTATAATTGCACTTCAACAGGCTACTTGTCACAGCAGTCCAGAAGTAAACAGTACTCTAAGACTAAACAACAGACTCCCTGCCCTACTTAACATCCCTGCAGCTTTCAGGTCTGAACctaaatcaaatgaaaaatcaagtattttcCAATTACTGACACATCCTCGATCTCAGCTCATTTTAATAAGACTCTGTAATTACGTGGTTGCGTTTTTGTCTAGAATCAGTGAAACAAGCTGAAGGAAAGCAAATCTGCTAAACATCTCATCATTTTAACTAACGCCGCTTGCAACTGCTACACCTGCAGCGATGCTGACAGCTTCGCAGAGCGAAATCCCCACTCTGCCTAAAGTCCTCTAGCACAACCCCAGGACCAGCAGCGAGATGGAAAGCAGAACACGCTGCTCCTGCTAGGAATGCACTACTGCTCACCACATGCAGACAAAGAAACCCAACTCACAATTCCCCCCCAGTTTGGTCCATCACGAAGTCTGGACAATTCCACCTCTCAAAAAGGAGCTTGCCTGGTTTCTTCCCAACCCGATAAAGAAGCGGTGCGAGAAGTTAAAATGCGTTCGGTTTCCTTTATAGGGCGATAATCACGTGCCAAAGTTTCCGTCCCAGCGCAGCCCGGCGCTCGCTCGCTCCCCTCGCCTGCCTCACGCCCGCCaagggatgctccagccccGAGGAGGAAGGCGAAGCCCCAGCGAAGAGCCGGCGCTCTCCGAGGACGGCGCGCACCGCCTGGCAGAAGGGGCGACAGTCCCCGCGGCTGCGGGCAGAGCATCCAGGCGGCGGCACCGCGGCAGGCGGCTCCGCATCCCGGCTCCTCGCGTGTCCCGGCTCCCTGCGCGTCCCGGCTCCCCGCGCGTCCCGGCTTCCCAACCCTCGTCCAACAGGTCGGCGAGCACCCACTTACCGCAGCGACCGCCGTTCGAGCGCAGTCGGTGTGCGGCGCGGCGCATGGAGGGGAGCGCGGTGCCGGCTGTGCTCGGCGGGGCGGAGGCGGTGCGGGaggcgggagggagggagggagcgaAGGACGGGGCGGCGGCTGCCGTGGCGGCTGGCAGCGCGGCTCTGCGGTGGCAGCGGCGCGGAGAAGGGGTATATGGGTTGGGGGCGGGGGGAAGCGTGTATGCAAAGCGGCTGAGTGACGGGCGGGGGAGGGACGGGGGGATGCGCCCGGCGCTCTCACGCCACTCGGTGTCCGGGCCGGCGATGGGGGAGGTGCGGAGGTACTCCCGGGGGCTGCGAGATGCTCCGCGATATCCCGGTGTGGGGGCGTTCGCGGGCCACGGTGGATGCTCCGGAATCACCGCACGGCGCCGGAGTCTGGCGGAGGGGCAGCGCCGCGCTCATCCCCGCACCGCGGAGCTGCGGTGCCCCGCGCTCCCTGCGCGCCCCCGTCGCGGCTGCCGCAGCAAAACAAGGGTAATCCTGGTCTTAATGATTCCCCAATTAACAGAGCGTGAGAAAAGCACGCTTGTGCAAAAAGGCTGATTTCGAAAATAAACATCTAGACGGAGCAGCAGTGTTTACATAATGGTATTGTGCAGCTCCGCACAAGAAAAATACGGGACACCGTGGTAAACTTTGTACTTGTTGCTAATTTACTCTTTGctaatataatttaaaacattattcGCCT belongs to Cuculus canorus isolate bCucCan1 chromosome Z, bCucCan1.pri, whole genome shotgun sequence and includes:
- the ENC1 gene encoding ectoderm-neural cortex protein 1, encoding MSVSMHENRKSRASTGSINIYLFHKSSYADSVLTHLNLLRQQRLFTDVLLHAGNRSFPCHRAVLAACSRYFEAMFSGGLKESQDSEVNFHNSIHPEVLELLLDYAYSSRVIINEENAESLLEAGDMLEFQDIRDACAEFLEKNLHPTNCLGMLLLSDAHQCTKLYELSWRMCLSNFQSISKSEDFLQLPKDMVVQLLSSEELETEDERLVYETAINWVNYDLNKRHCYLPELLQTVRLALLPAIYLMENVAMEELITKQRKSKEIVEESIRCKLKILQNDGVVTSLCARPRKTGHSLFLLGGQTFMCDKLYLVDQKAKEIIPKADIPSPRKEFSACAIGCKVYITGGRGSENGVSKDVWVYDTLHEEWSKAAPMLVARFGHGSAELKHCLYVVGGHTAATGCLPASPSVSLKQVEQYDPVTNKWTMVAPLREGVSNAAVVSAKLKLFAFGGTSVSHDKLPKVQCYDQCENRWTVPATCPQPWRYTAAAVLGNQIFIMGGDTEFSACSAYKFNSETYQWTKVGDVTAKRMSCHAVASGNKLYVVGGYFGIQRCKTLDCYDPTLDVWNSITTVPYSLIPTAFVSTWKHLPS